The following coding sequences are from one Streptomyces sp. NBC_01294 window:
- a CDS encoding D-alanyl-D-alanine carboxypeptidase family protein: MSAKTTALTVLSAALLVPTMLVAPAHAAPTPPADGKGGPAKAPQAPAAPAPPASMSTVGGSLLGQPGTQVNLLPGAPALPTNLTGRSWIVADAESGEVLAAHNAHWRLPPASTMKMLFADTLLPGLPKEQVRKVTDQDMEGVGPGSSLVGVKEDLEYSVHDLWLGVFLRSGNDAVHVLSAMNGGVEKTVKDMQAHAEELQALDTHVVSPDGYDAPDQVSSAYDLTLIARSGLQKQDFREYCGTVSAKFPGKQEAGKPRDHFEITNTNRLMTGAGGLSPYKGIAGVKNGNTTMAGSTFTGAAQQGSRKLLVTVMNPGAGGANSVYEETAALFDWGFTAAGKVKPVGELVPPKSADTSAHGSPAQSHENNPSAAGGPGGGIGTALGVAGGALAVLAGGAYVVNRRWPRGRRSRGEDLV, translated from the coding sequence GTGTCTGCCAAGACGACCGCCCTGACGGTCCTATCCGCCGCGTTGCTGGTCCCCACCATGCTGGTGGCCCCCGCACACGCCGCGCCGACCCCGCCGGCCGACGGAAAGGGCGGCCCCGCCAAGGCGCCGCAGGCCCCGGCGGCGCCGGCGCCGCCCGCCTCGATGTCCACGGTCGGCGGATCCCTGCTCGGGCAGCCGGGGACGCAGGTGAACCTGCTGCCCGGTGCCCCCGCCCTGCCGACGAACCTCACCGGGCGGTCGTGGATCGTCGCCGACGCCGAGTCCGGCGAGGTCCTGGCGGCGCACAACGCGCACTGGCGGCTGCCGCCGGCCTCCACGATGAAGATGCTGTTCGCGGACACCCTGCTGCCGGGGCTGCCCAAGGAGCAGGTCCGCAAGGTCACCGACCAGGACATGGAGGGCGTGGGCCCGGGCAGCAGCCTGGTCGGGGTCAAGGAGGACCTGGAGTACTCCGTCCACGACCTGTGGCTCGGGGTGTTCCTGCGGTCGGGAAACGACGCCGTGCACGTGCTTTCGGCCATGAACGGCGGCGTCGAGAAGACCGTCAAGGACATGCAGGCGCACGCCGAGGAGCTCCAGGCGCTGGACACCCACGTCGTGTCCCCCGACGGCTACGACGCCCCCGATCAGGTGTCGAGCGCGTACGACCTGACGCTCATCGCCCGCTCCGGGCTGCAGAAGCAGGACTTCCGGGAGTACTGCGGCACGGTGAGCGCGAAGTTCCCCGGCAAGCAGGAGGCCGGGAAGCCGCGGGACCACTTCGAGATCACGAACACCAACCGGCTGATGACGGGCGCGGGCGGCCTCTCCCCGTACAAGGGCATCGCCGGGGTGAAGAACGGCAACACCACCATGGCCGGCTCCACCTTCACCGGCGCCGCGCAGCAGGGCTCCCGCAAGCTGCTGGTCACGGTGATGAACCCGGGCGCGGGCGGCGCGAACTCGGTCTACGAGGAGACCGCCGCCCTCTTCGACTGGGGCTTCACGGCGGCCGGGAAGGTCAAGCCGGTGGGTGAGCTGGTGCCGCCGAAGAGCGCGGACACCTCCGCGCACGGCTCCCCGGCCCAGTCGCACGAGAACAACCCGTCGGCGGCCGGAGGGCCGGGCGGCGGCATCGGCACCGCTCTGGGCGTCGCGGGCGGTGCGCTGGCCGTGCTGGCGGGCGGCGCCTACGTGGTCAACCGCCGTTGGCCCCGGGGCCGCCGGAGCCGGGGCGAGGACCTGGTGTAG
- the glyA gene encoding serine hydroxymethyltransferase — protein MSARRHPALSATDPELASFVAAEEVLQAQTLRLIPSENYVSAAVLEASGTVLQNKYSEGYPGRRYYEGQQNIDRVEALAIERAKGLFGVDHANVQPYSGSPANLAVYLAFAKPGDTVMGMALPMGGHLTHGWGVSATGSWFRGVQYGVSAETGLIDYDAVRELALAERPKLIFCGGTALPRTIDFAAFAEIAREAGSILVADVAHIAGLIAGGAHPSPAGHVDVISTTTHKTLRGPRGAMLMCREEHAKAIDKAVFPGLQGGPHNQTTAGIAVALHEAAQPSFVTYAHAVVANAKALAAALLERGFDLVSGGTDNHLILMDLTGKDVPGKVAAKALDRAGIVVNYNTVPFDPRKPFDPSGVRIGTPSLTSRGLGVEHMPVVAAWISRAVDAAAKGDEQALAVVRAEVADLMAAFPAPGLPLS, from the coding sequence ATGTCCGCGCGCCGCCATCCCGCCCTTTCCGCGACCGATCCCGAACTGGCGTCCTTCGTCGCGGCGGAGGAAGTGCTCCAGGCACAGACCCTGCGCCTGATCCCCAGTGAGAACTACGTGTCCGCGGCCGTCCTCGAAGCCTCCGGCACCGTGCTGCAGAACAAGTACAGCGAGGGCTACCCCGGCCGCCGCTACTACGAGGGCCAGCAGAACATCGACCGCGTCGAGGCGCTGGCGATCGAGCGGGCGAAGGGCCTGTTCGGCGTCGACCACGCCAACGTCCAGCCGTACTCCGGCTCCCCGGCCAACCTGGCCGTGTACCTGGCCTTCGCGAAGCCGGGCGACACGGTGATGGGCATGGCCCTGCCGATGGGCGGGCACCTGACGCACGGCTGGGGCGTCTCGGCGACGGGCTCGTGGTTCCGCGGCGTGCAGTACGGCGTCAGCGCGGAGACGGGGCTCATCGACTACGACGCGGTGCGCGAGCTGGCCCTCGCCGAGCGGCCCAAGCTGATCTTCTGCGGCGGCACGGCCCTGCCGAGGACCATCGACTTCGCCGCCTTCGCGGAGATCGCGCGGGAGGCCGGCTCGATCCTGGTCGCGGACGTGGCCCACATCGCGGGCCTGATCGCGGGCGGCGCGCACCCGTCCCCGGCGGGCCACGTGGACGTCATCTCCACCACGACGCACAAGACCCTGCGCGGTCCGCGCGGCGCGATGCTGATGTGCCGGGAGGAGCACGCGAAGGCGATCGACAAGGCGGTCTTCCCGGGCCTCCAGGGCGGCCCGCACAACCAGACGACGGCCGGCATCGCGGTGGCGCTGCACGAGGCCGCGCAGCCGTCCTTCGTCACGTACGCCCACGCGGTCGTCGCCAACGCGAAGGCGCTGGCGGCGGCGCTGCTGGAGCGTGGCTTCGACCTGGTCTCGGGCGGTACGGACAACCACCTGATCCTGATGGACCTGACGGGCAAGGACGTGCCGGGCAAGGTCGCGGCGAAGGCGCTGGACCGGGCCGGGATCGTCGTGAACTACAACACGGTCCCGTTCGACCCGCGCAAGCCGTTCGATCCCTCGGGGGTGCGGATCGGTACGCCGTCGCTGACGTCGCGGGGCCTGGGGGTGGAGCACATGCCCGTCGTGGCGGCCTGGATCTCGCGCGCGGTCGACGCCGCGGCCAAGGGGGACGAGCAGGCCCTCGCCGTGGTCCGCGCGGAGGTCGCGGACCTCATGGCAGCCTTCCCGGCCCCGGGCCTCCCCCTGTCCTGA
- the trpS gene encoding tryptophan--tRNA ligase: MASDRPRALSGIQPTSGSFHLGNYLGAIRQYVALQETHDAFYMVVDLHAITIPQDPKDLRANTRLSAAQLLAAGLDPERCTLFIQSHVPEHAQLGWVMNCITGFGEASRMTQFKDKSAKGGVNNATVGLFTYPILQVADILLYQANAVPVGEDQRQHIELTRDLAERFNQRYGQTFTLPAAHIVKEVAKIYDLQDPAIKMSKSASSPKGLINLLDEPKVTEKKIKSAVTDTEAEVRFDTEKKPGVSNLLTIYSTLTGETIAELETKYEGKGYGALKTDLAGVMVDFVTPFKQRTQEYLDDPETLDSLLAKGAEKARAVAAETLAQAYDRLGLVPAKH; this comes from the coding sequence ATGGCTTCTGATCGTCCTCGCGCGCTCTCCGGCATCCAGCCCACCTCCGGTTCGTTCCACCTCGGGAACTACCTCGGAGCCATTCGCCAGTACGTCGCCCTCCAGGAGACGCACGACGCGTTCTACATGGTCGTCGACCTGCACGCGATCACCATTCCGCAGGATCCGAAGGATCTGCGCGCGAACACCCGCCTCTCCGCCGCACAGCTGCTCGCCGCCGGCCTGGACCCCGAGCGCTGCACGCTCTTCATCCAGAGCCACGTGCCGGAGCACGCGCAGCTCGGCTGGGTCATGAACTGCATCACCGGTTTCGGCGAGGCCAGCCGGATGACCCAGTTCAAGGACAAGTCCGCCAAGGGCGGCGTGAACAACGCCACCGTCGGCCTGTTCACGTACCCGATCCTCCAGGTCGCCGACATCCTGCTCTACCAGGCGAACGCCGTCCCCGTCGGCGAGGACCAGCGCCAGCACATCGAGCTGACCCGCGACCTGGCCGAGCGCTTCAACCAGCGCTACGGCCAGACCTTCACCCTCCCCGCCGCGCACATCGTCAAGGAGGTCGCGAAGATCTACGACCTCCAGGACCCGGCGATCAAGATGTCGAAGTCCGCGTCGTCGCCCAAGGGCCTGATCAACCTCCTCGACGAGCCCAAGGTCACCGAGAAGAAGATCAAGAGCGCGGTCACCGACACCGAGGCCGAGGTCCGCTTCGACACCGAGAAGAAGCCCGGCGTCAGCAACCTGCTCACGATCTACTCCACCCTCACGGGCGAGACGATCGCCGAGCTGGAGACGAAGTACGAGGGCAAGGGCTACGGCGCGCTGAAGACCGACCTGGCCGGTGTGATGGTCGATTTCGTCACACCCTTCAAGCAGCGCACCCAGGAGTACCTGGACGACCCCGAGACGCTGGATTCCCTCCTGGCCAAGGGCGCGGAGAAGGCCCGCGCGGTCGCCGCCGAGACCCTCGCGCAGGCGTACGACCGGCTCGGTCTGGTGCCCGCCAAGCACTGA
- a CDS encoding SCO4848 family membrane protein translates to MKLSRAASWFLLAFGVWSWFIWVSFVRNLWKNGSGQAFDAAGDPTSFFWVHLTLAVMSFLLGTAVGVIGLRGVLALRRGSRTDKGGSA, encoded by the coding sequence ATGAAACTGAGCCGTGCCGCCTCCTGGTTCCTGCTCGCCTTCGGAGTGTGGAGCTGGTTCATCTGGGTGTCTTTCGTCCGGAACCTGTGGAAGAACGGCAGTGGCCAGGCCTTCGATGCGGCGGGTGATCCCACTTCGTTCTTCTGGGTGCACCTGACGCTCGCGGTGATGTCCTTTCTCCTGGGGACGGCGGTCGGTGTGATCGGGTTGCGCGGGGTCCTGGCCCTGCGGCGCGGATCACGTACGGACAAGGGTGGCTCGGCATGA
- the rocD gene encoding ornithine--oxo-acid transaminase, with the protein MSTTTDAIRTADAHSAHTYHPLPVVVASADGAWMTDVEGRRYLDMLAGYSALNFGHGNRRLIDAARAQLERVTLTSRAFYHDRFADFCAELAALCGKEMVLPMNTGAEAVETAVKTARKWGYEVKGVPDGHAKIVVAADNFHGRTTTIVSFSTDHDARDHFGPYTPGFEIVPYGDLTALAHAVTENTVAVLLEPIQGEAGVLVPPAGYLSGVRELTRERNVLFMADEIQSGLGRTGRTFACEHEGVVPDVYILGKALGGGVVPVSAVVADRDVLGVFKPGQHGSTFGGNPLACAVGLEVVAMLRTGEFQQRATELGDHLHRELGLLVGGAVTAVRGRGLWAGVDIEPSHGTGREISEKLMELGVLVKDTHGSTIRLAPPLVISKEDLDWGLDQLRSVLGA; encoded by the coding sequence GTGTCGACTACCACTGACGCCATCCGCACCGCCGACGCGCACAGCGCACACACCTACCATCCGCTGCCCGTGGTCGTCGCCTCCGCGGACGGCGCGTGGATGACCGATGTGGAGGGCCGCAGATACCTCGACATGCTCGCCGGGTACTCGGCCCTCAACTTCGGGCACGGCAACCGCCGCCTGATCGACGCCGCGCGGGCCCAGCTGGAACGGGTCACCCTCACCTCGCGCGCCTTTTACCACGACCGCTTCGCCGATTTCTGCGCCGAACTCGCCGCGCTGTGCGGCAAGGAGATGGTGCTGCCGATGAACACGGGCGCGGAGGCCGTGGAGACGGCGGTGAAGACCGCCCGCAAATGGGGCTACGAGGTCAAGGGCGTCCCGGACGGGCACGCCAAGATCGTGGTCGCCGCGGACAACTTCCACGGGCGGACCACGACCATCGTCTCCTTCTCGACGGACCACGACGCCCGCGACCACTTCGGTCCGTACACGCCGGGCTTCGAGATCGTTCCGTACGGGGACCTCACCGCGCTGGCCCACGCCGTCACCGAGAACACCGTGGCCGTGCTGCTGGAGCCGATCCAGGGCGAGGCGGGGGTGCTGGTGCCGCCCGCCGGATACCTGAGCGGCGTACGGGAGCTGACGCGCGAGCGGAACGTCCTCTTCATGGCGGACGAGATCCAGTCGGGGCTGGGGCGGACCGGCAGGACCTTCGCGTGCGAGCACGAGGGGGTTGTCCCGGACGTCTACATCCTCGGCAAGGCGCTCGGCGGCGGCGTGGTGCCGGTGTCGGCCGTGGTCGCCGACCGGGACGTGCTCGGCGTGTTCAAGCCCGGCCAGCACGGCTCCACTTTCGGCGGGAACCCCCTCGCCTGCGCGGTCGGCCTGGAGGTCGTCGCGATGCTCCGGACCGGGGAGTTCCAGCAGCGGGCCACCGAACTGGGCGACCACCTGCACCGCGAGCTGGGCCTGCTCGTCGGCGGCGCCGTGACCGCCGTACGGGGGCGCGGGCTGTGGGCCGGCGTCGACATCGAACCGTCCCACGGAACGGGCCGGGAGATCTCCGAGAAGCTGATGGAGCTGGGGGTCCTGGTGAAGGACACCCACGGGTCGACGATCCGGCTCGCCCCGCCGCTGGTCATCAGCAAGGAGGACCTGGACTGGGGGCTGGACCAGCTCAGGTCGGTGCTGGGCGCGTAG
- a CDS encoding 2'-5' RNA ligase family protein, whose translation MGTVTLGVSIAVPEPYGSQLQELRAGFGDAAAHGIPTHVTLVPPTEVEADRLPAIRAHLCEVAAAFRAFRMRLGGTGTFRPLSPVVFVQIVEGVAGCTRLQGEVRDPAGPLDRELAFPYHPHVTVAHGISEEAMDLAFTTLAEYAAEWVCAGFALYEQGSDGVWRKLREYPFGTGPAVVPAQPGCPAEAAEAAGAAGATIRPS comes from the coding sequence GTGGGGACCGTAACGCTCGGCGTTTCGATCGCGGTCCCGGAGCCGTACGGCAGCCAGCTCCAGGAGCTGCGCGCGGGCTTCGGGGACGCTGCCGCGCACGGCATCCCCACGCACGTCACCCTCGTACCGCCCACCGAGGTGGAGGCGGACCGGCTCCCGGCGATCCGCGCCCACCTCTGCGAGGTCGCGGCCGCCTTCCGGGCCTTCCGGATGCGGCTGGGCGGGACGGGAACCTTCCGCCCCCTCTCGCCTGTCGTCTTCGTTCAGATCGTCGAGGGCGTCGCGGGCTGCACCCGCCTCCAGGGCGAGGTCCGCGACCCCGCCGGGCCGCTCGACCGCGAGCTGGCCTTCCCGTACCACCCGCACGTCACGGTCGCCCACGGGATCTCCGAGGAGGCGATGGACCTGGCGTTCACGACCCTCGCCGAGTACGCCGCCGAGTGGGTCTGCGCGGGCTTCGCGCTCTACGAGCAGGGCTCGGACGGGGTCTGGCGCAAGCTGCGCGAGTACCCGTTCGGGACCGGACCCGCCGTCGTGCCGGCGCAGCCGGGCTGCCCGGCTGAAGCGGCTGAGGCGGCCGGAGCGGCCGGGGCGACCATACGGCCGTCCTGA
- a CDS encoding metallophosphoesterase, with protein MTILVFALVALAVFALLVLVHRWLWIRLVRDTTAPGGVTRRIGTALAIALPLLSVAALTTGRAGAPFWLQQTVAWPGYLWLAVLLYLTLTMLLAEPIRALLLRRLAHRATSGAVDGPAGPGPADADTGAAVEPGAVVAAGRAPGPQGRAPLAERPSRDAAGPQGHASPQESAAAATDAPAGTDGPAAADGLTAGVGLTRRRFVARAVGGAAAAVAVGTVGAGTYGVLRGPSVRRVQVPLAKLPRAAHGFRIAVVSDVHLGPVLGRAHAQRIVDTVNRTQPDLIAIVGDLVDGSVPDLGPSAEPLRELTARHGSFFVTGNHEYFSGAQQWIDHVRELGLTPLENARRALPHFDLAGVNDIQGEQEGTGPDFQAALGDRDRTRAAVLLAHQPVVIHDAVRHGVDLQLSGHTHGGQLWPGNYLAELANPTVAGLERYGDTQLYVSRGAGAWGPPVRVGAPSDITVVELASYQA; from the coding sequence ATGACGATCCTGGTTTTCGCGCTGGTCGCGCTCGCGGTCTTCGCCCTGCTGGTCCTGGTCCACCGCTGGCTGTGGATCCGCCTGGTCCGCGACACCACCGCCCCCGGCGGCGTGACCCGCCGCATCGGCACGGCCTTGGCCATCGCCCTGCCCCTCCTCTCTGTGGCCGCCCTGACCACGGGCCGCGCCGGGGCGCCCTTCTGGCTGCAGCAGACGGTTGCCTGGCCCGGGTACCTCTGGCTCGCGGTGCTCTTGTACCTGACCCTGACGATGCTGCTCGCGGAGCCGATCCGCGCGCTGTTGCTCCGCCGTCTGGCCCACCGCGCCACCTCCGGAGCGGTGGACGGGCCTGCCGGGCCCGGCCCGGCGGACGCGGACACGGGCGCCGCGGTGGAGCCCGGCGCGGTGGTGGCCGCGGGCCGTGCGCCCGGCCCGCAGGGCCGCGCCCCCCTCGCCGAGCGCCCCTCGCGCGATGCCGCCGGCCCGCAGGGCCACGCCTCCCCGCAGGAGTCGGCCGCGGCCGCAACCGACGCGCCGGCCGGCACCGACGGGCCCGCCGCCGCAGACGGGCTCACCGCAGGCGTCGGTCTGACCCGGCGCCGGTTCGTCGCGCGCGCCGTCGGCGGGGCGGCCGCCGCCGTGGCCGTCGGGACCGTCGGCGCCGGGACGTACGGGGTCCTGCGCGGGCCGAGCGTGCGGCGGGTGCAGGTCCCCCTGGCCAAACTGCCGCGCGCGGCACACGGCTTCCGGATCGCCGTCGTCAGCGACGTCCACCTCGGCCCGGTGCTCGGCCGCGCCCACGCCCAGCGCATCGTCGACACCGTCAACCGGACCCAGCCCGACCTCATCGCCATCGTCGGCGACCTCGTCGACGGCAGCGTCCCGGACCTCGGGCCCTCGGCGGAGCCGCTGCGCGAGCTCACGGCCCGCCACGGCTCGTTCTTCGTCACCGGGAACCACGAGTACTTCTCCGGCGCCCAGCAGTGGATCGACCACGTCCGCGAACTGGGGCTGACCCCCCTGGAGAACGCCCGCCGCGCGCTCCCGCACTTCGACCTCGCCGGCGTCAACGACATCCAGGGGGAGCAGGAGGGGACCGGCCCCGACTTCCAGGCCGCCCTCGGCGACCGCGACCGGACGCGGGCCGCCGTACTCCTCGCCCACCAGCCCGTCGTCATCCACGACGCCGTCCGCCACGGCGTCGACCTCCAGCTCTCCGGCCACACCCACGGCGGCCAGCTCTGGCCCGGCAACTACCTCGCCGAGCTCGCCAACCCCACCGTCGCCGGCCTGGAGCGCTACGGCGACACCCAGCTCTACGTCTCCCGCGGGGCCGGCGCCTGGGGACCCCCGGTCCGGGTGGGGGCGCCGTCCGACATCACCGTCGTCGAACTCGCCTCATATCAGGCCTGA
- a CDS encoding YihY/virulence factor BrkB family protein, giving the protein MDWLTKLPVIGPLAARLTRTHAWRSYERLDRVHWTRLAAAITFISFLALFPLITVAAAVGAALLSEEQLDRLEKNLSEQVPGISDQLDIDGLVANAGTVGLVAGALLLFTGIGWVGAMRDCLRAVWDKDDEDDGSPFVRKGKDGLVLLGLGGAALASAVASILGSSAVGKSADWLGIPREGAGGALLRSLAFLVGVVAAFLLLLYLLTLLPGVEPPRGRLIQAALIGAAGFELLKLLLSGYMREVAAKSMYGAFGVPIALLLWINFTAKLLLYVSSWTATRDDGEGDGGGAENGENGAPGDGAHEPPPGAPEPSGAR; this is encoded by the coding sequence ATGGACTGGCTGACGAAACTCCCGGTGATCGGTCCGTTGGCGGCCCGTCTGACCCGGACCCACGCGTGGCGTTCGTACGAACGCCTCGACCGCGTGCACTGGACCCGGCTCGCCGCCGCGATCACCTTCATCAGCTTCCTCGCGCTGTTCCCGCTGATCACCGTCGCCGCCGCGGTGGGCGCGGCGCTGCTCAGCGAGGAGCAGCTGGACCGGCTGGAGAAGAACCTCTCCGAACAGGTCCCGGGCATCTCCGACCAGCTCGACATCGACGGGCTCGTCGCGAACGCGGGCACGGTCGGCCTCGTCGCCGGCGCCCTCCTGCTCTTCACCGGCATCGGCTGGGTGGGCGCGATGCGGGACTGCCTGCGCGCGGTGTGGGACAAGGACGACGAGGACGACGGGAGCCCGTTCGTCCGCAAGGGCAAGGACGGGCTCGTCCTGCTCGGCCTCGGCGGGGCGGCCCTGGCCTCGGCCGTGGCCTCGATCCTGGGATCCAGCGCGGTCGGGAAGTCCGCCGACTGGCTGGGGATCCCGCGCGAGGGCGCGGGCGGCGCCCTGCTGCGCTCCCTCGCCTTCCTCGTCGGCGTCGTGGCCGCCTTCCTGCTGCTGCTCTACCTCCTGACCCTGCTCCCCGGCGTCGAACCGCCGCGCGGCCGCCTGATCCAGGCGGCCCTGATCGGCGCGGCGGGCTTCGAGCTGCTGAAACTGCTGCTGAGCGGCTACATGCGGGAGGTCGCCGCCAAGAGCATGTACGGGGCCTTCGGCGTGCCGATCGCCCTGCTGCTCTGGATCAACTTCACGGCGAAGCTGCTGCTCTACGTCTCGTCCTGGACGGCGACCCGCGACGACGGCGAGGGCGACGGCGGCGGAGCGGAGAACGGCGAGAACGGTGCGCCCGGCGACGGCGCGCACGAGCCGCCGCCGGGCGCACCGGAGCCTTCCGGCGCCCGGTGA